The genomic stretch TCACTGCCACCAGCACGTCTCTGATCCCTGAATGGAAAAGAGGAAACAGCACCCAATTCACATCTGTcaattaagtattttatttatgcTTGTTTTACACAAAAGTGAATAGGCTGTTAATAAGTTTTCCTTTAGCAAACAATTGAAACTGAACAAATAAAGATTTTACACAATAACTTTAAAACCCATATAGACCTCTTTCACGGGCAGCATAGCATTCGAAGAAGAGAGATCTCAGATAAAACTGATAGGAAGCAATATAAGCCCCTCCATGTTTCAATACTCTTCAATCTATATGGAGATGTTTCTTTTAAACTCTAAGAGCGCTTTGTAATGAATTGAAAAGACAAGAATTACATACTTGTACTCTGCCCGAATAGCGAAGTTGCTACTGGTTTTTTGATGGTTCAACTTCCTCCGAATTGTCACTGATGTCTTGACAAATGAAGAGGACTTCACAGACCTAACTTCATGTGTCTTAAAATGAGCTGTACCTATATCAAGATGAGAAGTTATTACTCAACATGTAAAGCATATAAAGCATAAAGTTTGAGGATGAAGATAACCGTTAACTAGAATCTATTTCACAATCAGAGATTCACACATAAATAAAAATCGTATTTGAATCAAacaatatgatgatgatgatgaacttCTTCGTCCAAGGAGGTTACATACTTACATCTCCAGTCCATACGAAACCTAATCACCTACCACAAGCACAATTCCAAAAAGTTTCAAAAAAGGTGTAGAAATGAAGTACGGCGAAGTGAACAGTGATAGATAGAGCCAAGCGCAACCTGAGATGGAATTCGCTCCAAAAAATCGCAAGCAGGCCGGAACGGAAGGCAAAGCTCAATTACAAAAGGATGCAGAAAAGCATactaatattgaaattatagaTACAGCTACATCTGAATCGGAAACACTTGCAGTTACCTGAGACGGAAGAAGGAGCTAAGCCCGTCGCCATGAGAGCTAACAGTTACTACAGTTCAATTGATGGACGGACGGGATGGATTGATTAAGCGCTCAATACTAGTGGTAACCATCTTTTTAGCTTTTAGATGATAAACATTTCTTTCCATAATATCCACCAAAAATGAACAAGGCAAGAATGCAATACTATCTTATTTTGAACATGGCAAAGGAACTTGTGACGAGTCTAGTCATACGAAATAATTCTTCCATATGAAAGTTCATGAAATCGAGCATGTCTGGTCATAAAATCGAGCATGCTTataactttttgtgcttcaaaagATCGAAAAAGTAATTACGAActtatactatattgtaatagtcaatagtgttaaaaaaaaaaaaagtatgatttTGACATGCCAAAAAGTATGATTTTGACATGCCTCTCGTTTCAACATGTCAACAATTCAATGTTATTTatcttatgaattatgattgaaagcattactattttttttctcccgCTTAACGTGAAAATCggaatattaaaagtacaaagGTATATGCTTAATCCAGGAACGAGGGTGATAACCAAACAAAAGATAGGCAGCAAATCTGGAATAGCTAACTCCTCCTAACTCTAACCAAAGGTCGAAATTATTGAAATCATTCTAAGGTATCATGTATCATAACGGCTAATATCCTTTCCTGTATACAAGAGACTTCACTACTTCTTACACTAAAATTATGTGCAAGAACAGAACCTCCTACCGactaaaaattataatgtaGATCATGTAAACTTGTGAACATGTTCTAACTGGTAAGATACATGGCCTGTTATTGGTCCGGCTTCTCCCCGAGGCCTCCAAAATGGAATAGAGGTGACAGCTCGGTCTTTGAAACAGAACTACTCTGCACCACTTTATCTGGAAAAGGAAACGAAAGCGAGAGGGAAAGAGAAGCAGAACCATCCTCCACATTGGCTTTAGCTGCTGCACTGTCAGAAGTATAGTCCTCCAttgtttttttctcttctttcccAACTAAGAAGGGCGGGATCTCTGGTTTTGTTTCATCCCCTAAAGCAAGGTTGAGGTTTGGGACCTTGTTATGGAATTGATTATCCTGCAAAGGATCGTGCACTTTCCATTGTATGGAGCTACCAATAGGTTGTGGATCAACCGGGAAGAGAAACTTCTCAGCATTCCCCAAGCCTTCCAAGGTACTAGTTTCGTCATTGCCTCCATAAGATCCACTAGAAGTGGGCTTCCATTTTTTGTTGCGATGTACTTCCTCAACAAAATTGTTAGTATGACCAGAACTTGGGATTGCTTGATCTGTTTCAGAGGATGCGGAATGTGATCGTTTATTGTGGTTTACACCAGAGCTACCGAGCACATTCTTGGTAGGGTCCTCATTCATGTTGTCTCTCACCAAAGGGGCGCTTTCATCGTTAGATCTATAGTCCAAAGATACACCACTAGGAGTCGCATCATTGTTATTACTAGATTCCTTTGATGAACTTCCTACAGAAGCTATGTCGTGCAGTGTATTATGTCTATCAGCTTGAGAAGCTGAAGGAACTGACATCTGGTCACAAGTATTAGGATTACTATCTCCTTCAGCATTTTGAACAGAAGTGCATTCCATCTCTGATTTGCAGTCAGAAGCAATGCATTCAACCTACAAGAACACATTAACACAAAGTCATCACTCATCAGCATCCAATAGTTCTACCAAGAAAACGCCATTTCAGACAGCAAGAGAGTACCAAAGTTAACTGGGATTGGTTCTCTCTGTCAGTTACTCAGTTTACTAACAATGGCTTTCTCCTAGCAGACGTGCATAAGTAAAATTTTTAGGTTAGCATCCGGAACCCCAGAGCATAGTGTGATCCCTAACCCACCCACCaaaaaatacttatattaattgaattataCTAACCACCTTCTAAAACATGTATGTGCATACACAAATCTAACTCAATGGGGAGATACTTGGGTGCTGCAGAATTAATATACCACTTTATGTGAAGATGCAGATTTCGATACTTTTGAAGCAGGGATTTCAGTATCTGAAGCAGGAGTACTGCATACAGAATTCTCCATAGGCCCTGCGGAACACATGTTTTCAGGTGAAGGTGCAACTGCCCTGAGAATGTCTTGAGTCAGTGGCTTCTCAACACCAGGAACACGTTGTGAACAACTTGCCTTCTTCCCTCTGAACATACCCCATAAGAAAAACATCATATTCCACCCTGCATATACCAGATAAGCAAATAAGAACCGAGGAAATAATCTAAGATTAAGTGCTCAAAACCATAAGGTAAAGAAGAGAAGTCAAATGCTTAAGGGTTAAGGTTAATAAATACaacaatttaaaatgataataaaataggaaaacCACCCAAGGGATGGAAACATGCACAATTCATTTAAGAATACCAGTTGATAATTTTCTACCCATACTAGACAGAAAGTGAAAagtacacacaaaaaaataaaatgcatgcAGCCTCAGCTAGCAACAAAATCTATCCATTTGTTCATAGTTAAAATTGAGAAAGGATCAAAGTATGTAAAATGAATAATCCTCCCTATTATGCAGCAAAGCAAGCGATCAGTAGGATCATGTTCTTCATAGTGAATCAATCCAcaaaagaataatatatttccTTAACTGGCCAGAGAGATCATGAAACAAGAATGACAACAAAGACAAATAATTTGACTTATGCAATAGCAAAAAGCATGTTTATTATCCCTACGTTGGAAATTTTCAGGAAGCTGGTTAGATGGGAATATCAACAGCTCAATGCCTCCAAAGCTCCCTTGAAGAGCTAGGTCATGCTTCATCAAATTCCTGAGCAGTGCTTTGTAGCTCTTCTCATAGCTGCACCATAGCAATAAACAATTCAAGATGGAAGAAACAAAtactatttaaaatttagtttcaTGTGAAGATCAGGAGAACTACCTCCCTAGGTCCTTTGCAAAAAAGAAGAGGGCTATATTATCTTCTCTAACGCCAAACTCCCGGAACTGCATTGGCCATGTACTCAAACGAGACACTTCATTTAGCAAGACCTTGCAAGGAAATTTTTTAGCTGCATCGAAAACTCTAGGAGATGCACAAGTTGACAAATGAGCTTGAATCCCATCACATAGATCAAGCGTCTTCCCACTCTTGTGAACCTCAAAATCTCCTCTGCACAAGAAAATCATACATAAGGTATGCATCTTTCAGTATGCAGTAGCTCCCCATTGAAATTCAATAGCAGCAAGTGAAAAGGTTAAAGTTCATACCGCCATATGTACTGATGCTCTGGAATGACTGCTTTCAGAAGTATTGACATTGCAACTGGAAAATGTTGTTGGGCATGAAGTATGGAAGAATTTTCATTAGTAACAACAATGGTGCCTGCATCTCCTGTTCTTCTTGGACCTTCAGCAGGAAGCACCCCCAACTGCTTTGCATTATTAGAATAGCAGACAGTAGAGGTCCGTGATATTGCAAGCCTCTCATGCACCTTCATAGCACAGTTAATATTTCTCTTGCTGTGTGCACTGGTTAACTGATCCTGAGAACTAGTTCCATTGTTCACATTCACTGCAGAAAAGTTTTCAGATTGGTCAGGAACTCTACTCTTCCGGCAAATTCCAGGTTTCCTAAGCATTGCAGCCTCAATTGCAGCTTTCAAATCATCAGTGCTATTTGTGGCCTCTCTTGAATTTTTTACAACAGGTGCATCTATCACAGGTTTATCAACTTTGCAAAATTGTGCCAAATGGTCACTTCCTTTACATTTCTGGCAAGTAGTCTTTTCATTGGCAGTTATGTTCTGATTTGAGTGACTGCCAGAACTCTCCCTTGTTTTCTCCTCAGAGTATTCCTTGGGCTGCAATAATCCATCTAGTAGAACTTGATTAGCAACACATGGCGGTTTCTCAGTAACACACGAACCTGAGGAGGAGTCTTCCTTTGGATTAGCCTGATTAGGCTTTTCTTCACAATTGCTAACTCCCTTGGCAGGTGAATCTCCATCAAAATGCAACACCTGTTTCTTAACTTCTTCTGATATGGATGAGAAAACCATCAATGCATGAAAGAAATCATTAAATAAGCAAGAAACATATAGAAGTTACCACATTATGATTAAAATAAGACATAAATATATTGATAGTTCAGCACCCATATATGGAACAGCACCTGAAGATTTTGACATAGTCATTGGTTTGCCATCAGGGTTGATAGCCTTATAGTCTCTATTGTTGCTCATGATGTCACAGTGGGATGTtgattttttatcaaatttggATGAAATGGTAGAACCAGCCATACTTTCTGATCTTAGAGAATTCTTCCTTTCAAATAAACTTTGTTCTTTTGTAAGTTTTTTCGCTTTCATATCCTGATCATGAGAAAACCTAGGTGATGACATCTTGCCTACTGATTCAGCGCAACTGAAACGGTTTGAGCTGGTGGGTTTAAAAGACATCGATTTCCCCATTGCTCTGATGGGCCCCTCTTTTGAAGTAGTAGAAATAGTTTCTCTAATCAATTTCCGCTTCGAAGGAAAAGCTTCATCCACAAGTTTGACTTTTGGATTGCTAATAAAGGAGTTGAATGAATTGGACTTTGAAAAAGTACCTGCAGAGAGGTTTCTACTTAATTGCTCTCCAAAAGCCACCAAAGAATGGAAAATTTTAGAGCTTAAAGTAAATTGGAATTGATGACACTCAATTAgcacataatacacataaacatgtaTAATTACAGAACAACATTACTACCTTGAGAAGTTTTTAGCCGGGGGTCTGAAGCTGAAGTGTCATTAGTCAGTATTGCACCAGTAGACAATGGATGTACTTTCACTTTCCCCTTCTCTGAGTTCTTAAATGAGCTTTCATGAGAAAGTGAAGAAACCTTGTTGGGGCTTTGTGACTTTGGTGACCCTGAAAGAGATTCGAGAGCTTGTCTTTTTGGTGGAGAAGAAATTTCAGCATTATCCATACGTCTCTTGCCAGAGGATTTCAGATAAGAATATTCTTTAGTACCTGCTTCTCCATTAAAATCAGAACACTTTGGTTCTGCCTTACCAGGGTGATCAGAATTAATAATGGCTGTTTGTTGTCCAGAAggataagttttattaattccATTAACCTTGCCAGttttattttgcttttgagTTTCCATGTCCTGCTCATACTTGCATTCTTCACAAAGCCAATCACCCTCTGGGACTTTCTCAAGCATTTCTCGCATGCAATAACTATAacaggaacaaaaaaaaaaaattgtcaaaaatggCACTACATGAATAGCAGAGAATTGATGGACAAAAAAACAACTTCAACGCTTACGTATGTTCAGCTCCATCAGTACACTTACAACATATGGCAAGTAAATCCTCCCGACCAGCATCCCCACAAATATCACAAACTTTTACCTATTTTCAAGAGAAAGAATTTAATGCTTAGAGAACAGTAGAATATAATTATAGTAGAAAATGTGGGACATGTCAAAATGGAATAATCTCTCAGGATGTCAATGgcaaaaaataagtaaaattgcTTTGAGTACTTTGATCAGTGTGCTATCGGGGCTCTAGAACAGGTTTAGCCATTAAGGTAATTTGATGACATCCAGGCCAATTGATGTCAAACTGAACTCCTCATCAATAAATCAGGCTCAAAGAGAAAGATTTAAAAGGTGATGAAACAATAGCTAAAATATCCCACATACATCATGCTCTTCATCATCAGAGTCATCACTCCCTTCCATAGCAAGGGTTTGAAGATCATTTCTGGTTTCACCACCTGTAACAATGCCTGACATACTATCATCAGGGTCTTCTGAAGCTTTGGGGCCTTCCATCTTTGGAACCATAAAAACATCTGATGTACCAGGTACATCAGGGCTCCTTGTGCTCGGCTTATGATCCGAATTTTCAGATAGAGAAGCATAACTTGAATTCATGCTGATTAAATTAGCTGTTTCAGTATTCTCCATGATTGGATTCTTCCTACTTTTGCTAGCAAAAGAGACATCATTCACAGATAAACTTGAACCATTTGCAACATGTGTTTCCTCTAATGATTCATCAACTTTTGACTCCATAGTAGACCAGTAAATATGCTAGCACGATCTGCAAGGGCGACAGAACACAAGTTAGGCACCCACTGCAGAGACTAATCTTCTATCAAAGTTCTTAGATTCCTTAATTGACTTTACTGAACCCTCAACCACATAGCACACTTTAGAGACAAAGGCGGGATAATGGGAAGCCAATCATCGCATATTTgttcaacaattaataataataataataataataataataataataataataataataataataatgacattaATGTTACTAGAAAAACTAGCTCCTGTCAAAAACAATTTTCACATGgacaaatattatattagatGATCAAAAGTCAAAACAATTTACATATAAG from Ipomoea triloba cultivar NCNSP0323 chromosome 12, ASM357664v1 encodes the following:
- the LOC115998821 gene encoding uncharacterized protein LOC115998821, yielding MESKVDESLEETHVANGSSLSVNDVSFASKSRKNPIMENTETANLISMNSSYASLSENSDHKPSTRSPDVPGTSDVFMVPKMEGPKASEDPDDSMSGIVTGGETRNDLQTLAMEGSDDSDDEEHDVKVCDICGDAGREDLLAICCKCTDGAEHTYCMREMLEKVPEGDWLCEECKYEQDMETQKQNKTGKVNGINKTYPSGQQTAIINSDHPGKAEPKCSDFNGEAGTKEYSYLKSSGKRRMDNAEISSPPKRQALESLSGSPKSQSPNKVSSLSHESSFKNSEKGKVKVHPLSTGAILTNDTSASDPRLKTSQGTFSKSNSFNSFISNPKVKLVDEAFPSKRKLIRETISTTSKEGPIRAMGKSMSFKPTSSNRFSCAESVGKMSSPRFSHDQDMKAKKLTKEQSLFERKNSLRSESMAGSTISSKFDKKSTSHCDIMSNNRDYKAINPDGKPMTMSKSSEEVKKQVLHFDGDSPAKGVSNCEEKPNQANPKEDSSSGSCVTEKPPCVANQVLLDGLLQPKEYSEEKTRESSGSHSNQNITANEKTTCQKCKGSDHLAQFCKVDKPVIDAPVVKNSREATNSTDDLKAAIEAAMLRKPGICRKSRVPDQSENFSAVNVNNGTSSQDQLTSAHSKRNINCAMKVHERLAISRTSTVCYSNNAKQLGVLPAEGPRRTGDAGTIVVTNENSSILHAQQHFPVAMSILLKAVIPEHQYIWRGDFEVHKSGKTLDLCDGIQAHLSTCASPRVFDAAKKFPCKVLLNEVSRLSTWPMQFREFGVREDNIALFFFAKDLGSYEKSYKALLRNLMKHDLALQGSFGGIELLIFPSNQLPENFQRWNMMFFLWGMFRGKKASCSQRVPGVEKPLTQDILRAVAPSPENMCSAGPMENSVCSTPASDTEIPASKVSKSASSHKVVECIASDCKSEMECTSVQNAEGDSNPNTCDQMSVPSASQADRHNTLHDIASVGSSSKESSNNNDATPSGVSLDYRSNDESAPLVRDNMNEDPTKNVLGSSGVNHNKRSHSASSETDQAIPSSGHTNNFVEEVHRNKKWKPTSSGSYGGNDETSTLEGLGNAEKFLFPVDPQPIGSSIQWKVHDPLQDNQFHNKVPNLNLALGDETKPEIPPFLVGKEEKKTMEDYTSDSAAAKANVEDGSASLSLSLSFPFPDKVVQSSSVSKTELSPLFHFGGLGEKPDQ